GAATCACTCTTCGAGCACTGGTCAGCTGAGCAACACCAAGGTTAGTCGCTAGCTGAGCCCACGCCGTGGCGCTTCATCGGGGCCCGGCGTGGTCCTGGGGACAGCCGTCAGTGTGCTCTTTGCCAAGGTACCTTGACAGAGCACCTTCGTGGGCTGACCATGACGTCATGGCAAGGTACAGCGGCGGTCCAACTGTCCACCGGGCGATGAAGGGGCCTCGATTGACGGGGGTGTCCAGGTCGAGCCCACAGGGCTGGAAGGCCGAGGTGGTCATCACGTTACGGGCTATACAGGAGGTCCGCCAGGAGTGCGATAACACTGAACTCAGAACTGTGAGGCACGCCCGAAAAGCCGGGCTGTCCTGGGCGGAGATCGCCACTGCTCTTGGGGTTTCCCGCCAAGCTGTATGGGAGCGGTGGCATGAGATCGACGAGACGCTGCCCAAGAATGACCGGTGGGGGCCTTCCGCGCTGAACGACACGGGGCCCAATGGCGACGAGCCCCCTGATGGCACGCGAATATGAGGCAGATGAGGCTCCGGTACGCGGGAGCCTGCCGGCAGTGCGGGGCAAGGATTGCTGCCGGGACAGAGGCGATCTATGAGGGCGAGACCAAGTCCATCAGTTGCTTGGTGTGTGCCACTGAGGGCAGTGTTGCGCTAACCCCGGTTCTGGAACCAACTCGTGACGAATCTACTCCCATTGAACCCGGAACAGCAGGATCCTCTGCTCGACGTGAATATGAGCGACGCAAGGCCAAGGACAAGGAAAAGCTGCGCGGGAAGTGGGGACGCTTCGGCGGCTTGGCAGTCGCGCTCGCTGATGAGCGGCCCAGCACGAGCGCCTGGGACAGGGGTGCGATCGGTGAGGAGCGACTGGGAGTGCGGCTAAATGCCCTGGCCTCCGAGGACCTGGCTGTCCTCCATGATCGGCGCATCCCCGGTTCGAAGGCCAACATCGACCATATCGTCATCACGCCGGGCGGAATTTGGGTGATCGATGCCAAACGGTACAAGGGTCGGCCTGAATTGAAAATTGCAGGTGGCATGCTTCGTTCACGCGTCGAGAAGCTTCTGGTGGGCGGGCGTGATTCAACGAAGTTGGTCGATGGCGTTCTCAAGCAGGTCGACGTTGTGCAGGACTTGGTCGGATCTGTCGCGGTCAACGGCGTGCTGTGCTTCATCGAAGCGGACTGGCCTCTGATTGGGGGAGCGTTCATGACTCGTGGCGTTCACGTACTCTGGCCGAAGCGGCTGGCCAAGGTACTTGAGGCGCAAAGGGCCGGTGACGTTGATGTGGCGAAGACGCGGGAATCACTAGCCTCGCGGTTCAAGCCAGCGTGACGGCATGAGTTGATGCTCACAGTCGTTCGGGAGCATGGGGAGCAGTCTCCGCACAGGCCCTACTCCGAGAGGTCGCCTACCTGGAATGCCTGGCATTAGCGCCGGCTGGACTGCGTTGTAGGATCTTGGCCATGACCGAGACATTCTTCAACCCGGGCGACAAAGCTGCCACGCCTCGCACGGTCGGCACCGTTGTCGACGTCCGACCTACGCCTTTCGGGCAGTTCATCTTCGGCGTTGAAACAGCACAGGAGAGGTAACCTACTTCACGCCGAAGGCTCTGCGGGAAGCGTAGGTCTTGATGTCGGGTGGCAACCTCTCGATGGCCATGGCTTGCCGACCAGCCCGGGCAAAGCAAAAGGCCCCGCCTCCCTCATAAACAAAGGGAAGCAGGGCCTTTCTCATTGGCGGTGACGGTGGGATTTGAACCCACGTTGGCTTTTACACCAAACAACATTTCGAGTGTTGCACCTTCGGCCGCTCGGACACGTCACCAACTGAAATAGGGTACCGGAGTTGAGGCCGGTTCCCCAAAACGAGGCCCCATCGCCCCGCAGGAAGAACAAGCCCGAACACAGCCAACTTCCGTCCGCAGCGCCCCACCGATAGATTCGTAAGTACCATGACGATTTCGCAGCACCACGAACAAGAACACGAAGCACGGGCCTACTGGGTCACTGAGACCGGCGATGGCGAGCTGCGCCGTGAGGCCCTGCCCGCGAGGCGAGACGGGGAAGCCCTCGTCAGGACCCTGTTCTCGGGTGTCAGCCGCGGCACTGAGCGCGTGGTCCACGAAGGCCGCGTCCCGGAGCGTGTGGCCGACCTCATGCAGGCCCCGCACCAGGAGGGTGACTTCCCGGGCCCGGTGAAGTACGGCTACCTGAACGTCGGCATTGTGGAAGAAGGCCCGGACGAATGGCGAGGACAAACGGTCTTTAGCCTGCATCCGCATCAGGACTTCTACGTGATCCCCACGAGCCAACTCACCGCCATCCCGGAGGAAGTCCCTGCGAAACGCGCCGTGCTCACGGGCATCGTTGAGGTTGCCATCAATGCGCTCTGGGAAGCCGGACCCAGGCTGGGAGACCGTGTCGCCGTCGTCGGTGGCGGTTTGGTGGGTGGCGTTCTGGCGACGCTGCTGCGGAAGTATCCGCTGGGCCGCCTGCAACTGGTGGACGCGGACCCGGAGAAGCAAAATCTCGCGCAAAAGCTCGGCATCGAATTCGCCGAGCCCGAAGCCGCCAAGAACGACAACGACATCGTCTTCCACTGCTCCGCCTCCAATGAGGGCCTCAAATTGAGCCTCCAGCTGGCCGGCGACGACTCCGATGTCATCGAGCTCTCGTGGTTTGCGGACAAGGAAGTCACCCTGCCGCTCGGCGAGGATTTCCACGCCCGCAGGCTCAATATCCGCTCCAGCCAGGTGGGCGCCGTCGCCCTGCCCAGGAGGCACCGGCGGTCCAACGCCCAGCGCTTGGAGCAGGCGGCAACCGAACTAAGGGACCCGCTGTTCGACACCTTCATTACCAGCGAATGCCTGTTCCAGAACCTGCCCGCCACGCTCACAAAATTGTTCGAACGGCCCGGCGGTTTCTGCCACGTGGTCGCCTACCCCCACCCGGAGGATTAATACATGTTCAGCTTGACCGTCCGACGCCACTTCATGATCGCCCACAGCCTTCCCCGCGAAGCTTTCGGCCCGGCCCAGGGCCTGCACGGCGCCACGTTCGTAGCCGAGGTCACCTTCCGCCGGCCCAACGTCAACGACGACGCCATAGTCCTTGACATCGGTGCCGCCGGCGGCATCCTCGAGGAAGTGCTCGCCGACCTGAACTACAAGAACCTGGACGAACACCCCGCTTTCAAGGGCAAACTCTCCACCACCGAAGCGCTCGCGAAGCACATCGCCGACGCCATGGCGGCCCGAATCCAGGACACTGCGGACGGTCCGGCCCTGACCGGCATCGACGTGGTCCTCCGCGAAAACCCGGACGCCTGGGCAGGCTACTCGCTGGAGCTCCCGGTCAAGTAAACCCGGTCAAGTAAGTGCACATCCGCTTCCTGGTCCCGGGGAACGTCCGGCACGGCTCCGGCGGCAACAAGTACAACGCCAAGCTCGCCGAGCACCTGTCCGCCTTGGGCGTCGAAGTTGAAACAGTAACGGTCGACGGCGACTGGCCGGTTGGGAGCCCCGCAGACCGGCAGCGCTTCGCTGACATGCTCGACGGCGCCACAACAGTGATTGCCGACGGCTTGGTGGCGAGTGGGGCACCGGACGAGATCGCCGGTGCCGCAGGTAAAGGAACACGGGTCTGGATCCTGTCCCACATGGCGTTGGCGGACCATCCGGATCTTGAGGCCAAGGCGCTGGCTGCGGCGACCGGGATCATTTGCCCGAGCGCCCATGCCGCCGCGGAACTGCGAGCCAGGCACGGGCACCAGGACATTGTCGTGGCCACACCCGGGGCTGTTGAAGCAGACCCTGCCAAGGGATCGCAACCGCAGCACATCGTGGCTGTCGCGGCGTTGTTGCCTAACAAGAGCCAACTCGAACTCGTGGAGGCCCTCAGCCACACGCAGGATCTCCCCTGGACCGCAGCCCTCATCGGCTCAAATGACGCTGACCCGAGGTACGCCGCGGAGGTGAGGGCCGCCGTCGAGCATCACGGGCTCCAAAACCGTATCAGCGTCACCGGTGAGCTGACCGGCGAGGCCCTCGAGGATCAGTGGCACAGGGCGGACCTCAGTGTCCTTATTTCACGCTCCGAAAGCTATGGAATGGCGGTCTCGGAGTCGTTGGCTCATGGCATCCCCGTGCTTGTGCGGAAGGGAACGGGAGCAGTGGAAGCACTGGGTAAGACAGGGGCGGGCACTGCCTTGGAACTCCCAGAAACCGGGAACCTCACCAACACCCTCCGTAGCTGGCTCACTGACCCCGCGCTCCAAGACCGTTGGCGGACCGCCGCCCTCAAAGCCCGGGACCATCTCCAAGGCTGGGGCACCACCGCGGCCATCGTTCTCAAAGCCCTCACGTAGCAGCGGGGGAGGGTGCAGAATGGGGCCATGACTAGCACAGTCCAGACCGCAACTAGCACGGTCCAGACCCTCCCGGCCACGGAAACCCTCACGCCTGAGCGCCTGAGGGCGTGGGCCTGGCAACGGCAGGGACTTGACGGCTCGCTGAACGGCAAGACTTCCGAAGAAGTCCTGGACCACGCTGGCTGGGCCCGCTCGGTAGGAGGCGCCAACCCCTACCTCACATTGTTCGCCAGGGCGGGAGTCAGCCGCGAGCAAGCAGACCGGGACGTCAAAGCGCTGAAAATCCACGAACTCCCCACAGCCCGAGGATGCACCTACGTCCTGGGCCAGGCCGACTACGCTTGGGCCCTGCAGATCGGCCGCGACGCCGCCATAGCCCCCTTCAAAGTACTGGCAAGGCTGGGCGTCGAACGCGGTGAGATTACCCTCCTCGAGGACGAGGTGGAGCACGCCCTCAGAGAAACCAGCAGTCCCATGGACCCCAAACAACTCCGGGATGTGCTGGGCGACTCGGTCCGCAGCCTGGGCGAGGAAGGCAAGAAAAAGGGCGCCTCCACCACGCTGCCCACCGCCTTGGGACTCCTGCAGGCAGACGGCCGCATCCGCCGCGTCCCCGTCAACGGCCGCCTCGACCAGCAGCGCTACGCCTACACCAAATGGGGCCTTCCGCCCGGCAAACTGGACGACGACGGCGCCCGCTGCCTTTTGCTCGAACGGTACCTGCGCTGGACCGGGGGAGCGACCTTCAAACAGAGTCAGTGGTTCACTGCGTTCACCGTGGCTCAAAGCAAAAAGGCGCTCGCCGCCATTGGCGCAGTGGAAGTGCCCACAGCGTGCGGTGAGATCCTGTGGATGCTGCCCGCCGACGTCGAACGCTTAGCTGACTTTGAAGAGCCCGGCGACGAGCAAATCCAGCTGCTGGCAGGCACCGACTCACTGGTCCTCCTCAGGCGGAACTCGGCAGACATGTTTGCGGACGAGGACAGGGGCAAGAGCGTCCTGGGCTCCACGCTCGCGCTGCAGGCCGACCTCCCGGACCATCCCATCCTGGACCGTGGGAGGATCATCGGGCTCTGGCAGTACGATCCCGGCAAGGAAAGGATCGCGGCGTGGACCTTCGATCAGCCGACAGAGGCGGTCCGCGAAAGAATCACGCAAGTAGAAGCATGGATTCGGGACGAACTCGGCGATTTCAGGTCGTTCAGTTTAGATACCCCGGCATCACGCCAAATCCGGATCGACGCGCTGGATGAGGCCGCCGGACGCTGACGCCTTCAACGAACCAGCTCAGCCCGAGCCATACGGCCTGGTGATCGCCTCAAGGAAGTGCCCGTCAGGGTCGCAGAAGTACATCCCACGGCCGCCGTCGTTGTGGTTGATCTGTTGTTCGCGGGAACGGGCAGGATCGGCCCAATAGGGGATGTGTTCCGCGGTGATCCTCAGGAAGATCTGATCGAACTCCTCCTCGCTGACCAGGAAGGCGTAGTGCTGCGGGGCGATCTCCCCGGAGGCCTCAAGGAAGTCCAGCGCTACGCCGTTCTCCAACGCCACGGTCACGAAGGACCACATGGGCTGCGGCTTCGGAAGCCCCAAGATGCGGGCCAGGAACTCCGCCGAACGGTGCTTGTCCTTGGCGTAGACGATGGTGTGGTTGAAAGAGACAGACATGTTGTGCTCCCACTTGGAAAGATCAGACGGGGCGGTGCTCCACGGCCGGTACCCGGTGTGTAGCGAAGAAGTCCCTGAGCAAGGCAGCGCACTCGTCCTCGCGAACGCCCGCGTACACCTCCACCCAGTGATTGAGCCGGCGCTCGCGGAGGATATCGAAGACAGACCCCACGGCACCGGCTTTCTCATCCCACGCGCCAAACACGACGCGGGGAATACGGGCAAGGACAATAGCCCCGGCACACATGGCGCAGGGCTCAAGGGTGACCACCAAGGTGCAATCCTCAAGCCGCCAACCGTCGCCAGAGGCGCCCGAATCGTGAGCGAGCTGACGCAGCGCAGCGGCAGCTTCGCGGATGGCGACGATCTCCGCGTGAGCCGTCGGGTCCCCGTGAGCTTCCCGTTCGTTGCGTCCGGAACCCAGCACACCGCCGTCGGGCCCCAACACCACGGCGCCAATCGGCACGTCGTCCGTTTTCAACGCCAACCGGGCTTCGTCCAGGGCAAGGCCCATCCAGGCCAGGTGATCTGCGTGATACGGCTCGGTGGCGCTCATGTCTCAATGATAGTTTTGGGGGATGCGCACACTCGTCGTGGACCACCCGCTGGTCGCTCACAAGCTCACCGTTCTGCGGGATAAGAACACTCCTTCACCGGTCTTCCGGCAACTCACTGAAGAACTCGTCACCCTCCTGGCCTACGAAGCCACCCGCGAGGTCAAGACGCAGCCAGTCGAGATCGAAACACCTGTCACCAAAACCGTGGGCACGGCGTTCACTAAACCCACTCCGCTTGTGGTCCCCATTCTGCGCGCAGGCCTTGGCATGCTCGAGGGCATGACCAAGCTGGTCCCCACTGCTGAGGTCGGCTTCCTGGGCATGGCCCGCGACGAAGAAACCCTGGACATTATCACCTACGCCGAGCGCCTCCCCGAGGACCTCACCGGCCGTCAGATCTTCGTCCTCGACCCCATGCTCGCAACTGGTGGCACCTTGCGCGAGGCCATCAAGTTCCTGTTCAAGCGCGGTGCCTCGGACGTGACCTGCATTTGCCTGCTGGCCGCTCCGGAGGGATTGTCCAAGCTGGAAGAAGAGCTCTCCGACGCCAACGTGAAGATCGTTCTGGCTTCCATTGACGAGAAGCTCAACGAAAAGTCGTACATCGTGCCCGGCCTGGGCGACGCCGGCGACCGCCTGTACGGCGTGGCGGGTTAAGGCATTCACGGTCCCCTTTCTTATTCTCGAGCTGTGGTGCGCTTATCGCAACTGCGGTAGGCTCACATGCCGCCTTGCTCCGAAGGTTGCTTGCTTGCCGCTTCACGCGGTGCAGTGACGCGATGTGCCGGCAGTACTCGTCGTCATTCGGATTCCTTGACTCGTGTCTGCTCATAACGGACTAAGTCTTCCCCGTTGTGGTTCCCGTCACGATTCGTGCCCTGGCTCACTTCAATAGTGGGCGGACCCTCCGCTCCGCGTTGTGATGGGAGACGAATGAGATTGAAACAATTCGCTGCGCTCGCTTGTGCTTCGGCCATCGCCATTTCCCTTGTGGTGCCAGCGGCTGCGCAAGCCAGAGAGCATGATGAATCCGTTAAGGAAACTGCTGAGACGGCGGCCGCCGTCATACAGGAGGCGGTGGTCTCCGCGGGCCAAGACTCGGCTGCTGCCGTGCAACCCGACATAGAGTCGTCCGATTCGGTAACAACCAATGTCAAGGAATCGACCGTAGAAGTTTCAAAGGATGGGGGCGATGCCACTGCATTGCTGGACGGAGGCTCGGACGGATTACAACTCTCATTGGAACTGCCGACGAGCGGTCAGGCTGATGATGCGGAGGTGGCCGGGGATGGTACAACTGTCTTTGCGGACCCAACCAGACAGACTGATGTTGGAATTCAAACGCTTGAAGATGGCGCCGTTGCCGAGACATGCCGTGCGTAAGTGGGTCCTGCTGGGAGCTGCCTTGATTCCGTGGGCACTCGGATCCTTCGCCGTTTATGTTACGTCCGCGCAGTATTCCGGTCTCGGCATCTTCGAGTCTTACGGGGCCTTTGAGGGCGGTTCCAACCTAGGCAACATCTTGTGGTTCCTCGTGTGGACAGGGGTCTCTGCTGCGGTTTGTTGGTTTCTGGTACGAAAGCCGGGCGCCATCGGAGTGATCCAACCCGTGTCTGGCGCACTGTATTGTTACGGCACCCCGGCCGCCCTGTTGGTTTTTCCAGACGCAGCCATGGGATTCGCCATTTCGCACGTCCGCGCGTTCACTGACGACACTGCCTTGCATTCGCCCTTGGTCGAGTTTCTTGTTATCAGCGGCGTGGGGGCCCTGGCTTGCGCTTCCCTCATGTCCCTCGTATTCAGGAAAGAGAGACCGCAGAGGACGGCTTAGGCTATCGAAATCAAACACCCCTACCGGTTTTCGACGCCCCCCGCTAGCCTGTGGCGCATGGACTGGAAACTTGAACTGGTGTTTGTCCCTGTGTCCGACGTCGATCGCGCGAAGGACTTCTACGTCAACAAGGTTGGTTTCAACGCCGATTTCGATGAACGTCCCATGGACGGCATCCGCTTCGTGCAGCTGACACCGCCGGGGTCGGCGTGTTCCATCGCCATCGGGGAGGGCCTCAGCGACGCTCCTCCAGGCACAGCGCCAAGCCTTCAAGTGGTGGTGGCGGACATCAACAAGGCGCACGAGCAACTCAAAGCCAACGGCGTGGATGTCAGCGACATCGACGTCCAGGACTGGGGTCACTTCGTCTACTTCGCTGACCCCGACGGCAACAAGTGGGCGATCCAGTACATCCCGCAGCGGCCAAACGGCTAGGCAGTCTTCGGCCAGTCACACTTCGGCGCTGTACCCCGGACGTGCGGCAGGATGGAACCATGACCCAACCTGCCGAGCCCGCCCTCCCCACCGGGCCACCCACACTGACCGTCCGCGCCGTCCTTTTCGACATGGACGGCACACTGGTGGATTCAACGGCGATCGTTGAGCAAGTGTGGCTGGAGTTCGCCGAGCGATACGGCTTGGATTTCGACGAGATCCTCCGCACCTCGCACGGCGTCCAGGCCGGCGATACCGTTCGCCGGTATGCGCCCGCCGGCGCTGACTTTGAAGCCCTGACCGCCGAGTTGGGTGAGATGGAACGCTCCCGGACGGACGGGGTCATAGCGCTTCCCGGGGCAGAAGCCCTGCTGGCGGGGCTGCCGGATGACGCCATCGCGTTGGTCACGTCCGCGGATCGCATTCTGGCCGGTATCCGTATGCAGGCGGCCGGGCTCACCATGCCATCAACAACAGTCACTGCCGAGTCGGTCACCCGCGGTAAACCGCATCCTGAGGGGTACCTGAAGGCGGCGGCGCTGCTGGGAGCCGACCCGGCCGACGTCGTGGTCTTTGAAGACGCACCTGCCGGTATCGCCGCGGCGCGTGCTGCGGGGATGCGGACCGTTGTGGTGGGCAAGGCCGCTGCCAGGCACAATGCGGAGCTGGAGCCGGGCATGTGGCGGATCCCGGACTACTCGGCGGTGACGGTCACAGCAGCGAAGGACGACGACGGCGGTCACCTCCTGACGCTGACGCTGTAGCTGTTCCTGAGCGGGCTGTTCCAAGCAGGAAACCCGGCGTAGGCT
This genomic interval from Paenarthrobacter aurescens TC1 contains the following:
- a CDS encoding putative 6-pyruvoyl tetrahydropterin synthase; this translates as MFSLTVRRHFMIAHSLPREAFGPAQGLHGATFVAEVTFRRPNVNDDAIVLDIGAAGGILEEVLADLNYKNLDEHPAFKGKLSTTEALAKHIADAMAARIQDTADGPALTGIDVVLRENPDAWAGYSLELPVK
- a CDS encoding putative cytidine/deoxycytidylate deaminase (identified by match to protein family HMM PF00383), translating into MSATEPYHADHLAWMGLALDEARLALKTDDVPIGAVVLGPDGGVLGSGRNEREAHGDPTAHAEIVAIREAAAALRQLAHDSGASGDGWRLEDCTLVVTLEPCAMCAGAIVLARIPRVVFGAWDEKAGAVGSVFDILRERRLNHWVEVYAGVREDECAALLRDFFATHRVPAVEHRPV
- a CDS encoding hypothetical protein (identified by Glimmer2; putative), with protein sequence MAMTETFFNPGDKAATPRTVGTVVDVRPTPFGQFIFGVETAQER
- a CDS encoding hypothetical protein (identified by Glimmer2; putative); this translates as MRLRYAGACRQCGARIAAGTEAIYEGETKSISCLVCATEGSVALTPVLEPTRDESTPIEPGTAGSSARREYERRKAKDKEKLRGKWGRFGGLAVALADERPSTSAWDRGAIGEERLGVRLNALASEDLAVLHDRRIPGSKANIDHIVITPGGIWVIDAKRYKGRPELKIAGGMLRSRVEKLLVGGRDSTKLVDGVLKQVDVVQDLVGSVAVNGVLCFIEADWPLIGGAFMTRGVHVLWPKRLAKVLEAQRAGDVDVAKTRESLASRFKPA
- a CDS encoding putative glyoxalase family protein (identified by match to protein family HMM PF00903) — protein: MSVSFNHTIVYAKDKHRSAEFLARILGLPKPQPMWSFVTVALENGVALDFLEASGEIAPQHYAFLVSEEEFDQIFLRITAEHIPYWADPARSREQQINHNDGGRGMYFCDPDGHFLEAITRPYGSG
- a CDS encoding putative glycosyl transferase, group 1 family protein (identified by match to protein family HMM PF00534) produces the protein MLDGATTVIADGLVASGAPDEIAGAAGKGTRVWILSHMALADHPDLEAKALAAATGIICPSAHAAAELRARHGHQDIVVATPGAVEADPAKGSQPQHIVAVAALLPNKSQLELVEALSHTQDLPWTAALIGSNDADPRYAAEVRAAVEHHGLQNRISVTGELTGEALEDQWHRADLSVLISRSESYGMAVSESLAHGIPVLVRKGTGAVEALGKTGAGTALELPETGNLTNTLRSWLTDPALQDRWRTAALKARDHLQGWGTTAAIVLKALT
- a CDS encoding putative glyoxalase family protein (identified by match to protein family HMM PF00903) — protein: MDWKLELVFVPVSDVDRAKDFYVNKVGFNADFDERPMDGIRFVQLTPPGSACSIAIGEGLSDAPPGTAPSLQVVVADINKAHEQLKANGVDVSDIDVQDWGHFVYFADPDGNKWAIQYIPQRPNG
- a CDS encoding oxidoreductase, zinc-binding dehydrogenase family, yielding MTISQHHEQEHEARAYWVTETGDGELRREALPARRDGEALVRTLFSGVSRGTERVVHEGRVPERVADLMQAPHQEGDFPGPVKYGYLNVGIVEEGPDEWRGQTVFSLHPHQDFYVIPTSQLTAIPEEVPAKRAVLTGIVEVAINALWEAGPRLGDRVAVVGGGLVGGVLATLLRKYPLGRLQLVDADPEKQNLAQKLGIEFAEPEAAKNDNDIVFHCSASNEGLKLSLQLAGDDSDVIELSWFADKEVTLPLGEDFHARRLNIRSSQVGAVALPRRHRRSNAQRLEQAATELRDPLFDTFITSECLFQNLPATLTKLFERPGGFCHVVAYPHPED
- a CDS encoding hypothetical protein (identified by Glimmer2; putative), yielding MTSTVQTATSTVQTLPATETLTPERLRAWAWQRQGLDGSLNGKTSEEVLDHAGWARSVGGANPYLTLFARAGVSREQADRDVKALKIHELPTARGCTYVLGQADYAWALQIGRDAAIAPFKVLARLGVERGEITLLEDEVEHALRETSSPMDPKQLRDVLGDSVRSLGEEGKKKGASTTLPTALGLLQADGRIRRVPVNGRLDQQRYAYTKWGLPPGKLDDDGARCLLLERYLRWTGGATFKQSQWFTAFTVAQSKKALAAIGAVEVPTACGEILWMLPADVERLADFEEPGDEQIQLLAGTDSLVLLRRNSADMFADEDRGKSVLGSTLALQADLPDHPILDRGRIIGLWQYDPGKERIAAWTFDQPTEAVRERITQVEAWIRDELGDFRSFSLDTPASRQIRIDALDEAAGR
- the upp gene encoding uracil phosphoribosyltransferase (identified by match to protein family HMM PF00156; match to protein family HMM TIGR01091): MRTLVVDHPLVAHKLTVLRDKNTPSPVFRQLTEELVTLLAYEATREVKTQPVEIETPVTKTVGTAFTKPTPLVVPILRAGLGMLEGMTKLVPTAEVGFLGMARDEETLDIITYAERLPEDLTGRQIFVLDPMLATGGTLREAIKFLFKRGASDVTCICLLAAPEGLSKLEEELSDANVKIVLASIDEKLNEKSYIVPGLGDAGDRLYGVAG
- a CDS encoding hypothetical protein (identified by Glimmer2; putative): MPLHCWTEARTDYNSHWNCRRAVRLMMRRWPGMVQLSLRTQPDRLMLEFKRLKMAPLPRHAVRKWVLLGAALIPWALGSFAVYVTSAQYSGLGIFESYGAFEGGSNLGNILWFLVWTGVSAAVCWFLVRKPGAIGVIQPVSGALYCYGTPAALLVFPDAAMGFAISHVRAFTDDTALHSPLVEFLVISGVGALACASLMSLVFRKERPQRTA
- a CDS encoding putative haloacid dehalogenase-like hydrolase (identified by match to protein family HMM PF00702; match to protein family HMM TIGR01509; match to protein family HMM TIGR01549), translating into MTQPAEPALPTGPPTLTVRAVLFDMDGTLVDSTAIVEQVWLEFAERYGLDFDEILRTSHGVQAGDTVRRYAPAGADFEALTAELGEMERSRTDGVIALPGAEALLAGLPDDAIALVTSADRILAGIRMQAAGLTMPSTTVTAESVTRGKPHPEGYLKAAALLGADPADVVVFEDAPAGIAAARAAGMRTVVVGKAAARHNAELEPGMWRIPDYSAVTVTAAKDDDGGHLLTLTL